The sequence AGGGCGAAAAACAGAGCAAAAAGGGCTGCGAGTCGTTTCATGATCATGAGTTTTAATCAAAGTTCGGTGCCTGCCTTATGCGAGTAAATACGGCAAATGACGTATTTAAAAAAAACCTAACTTGCCGGAAAACCTAGCCCATCATGAGATCCATCACAGCACTGATCGATCATACCGAAATATCTCAGAAAGTTATCGAATTCACCAAGCAGATCGCCCGTCATCAGGGCGTTAAAGCGCATTTGCTCACTGTTGTTCCCAAGGGCGATAACAAGCGTTCGGAGGAGTGCCGGTCGAGGCTCACGGAATACAATAAGGAATTCTATGAGGCGGGGTTGGATGTGGAATTACACATGATAGAGGGGAGCTTTTTCGATATCGTCGAAGGAGCGGTGGACAAGTTGCATACTTCGCTCGTGATCATTGGCACGCACGGTAAAAAAGGTTTGAAGCAACATATTTTCGGTTCAAACATTCTGAAGCTGGTGCAGATGCTGAATGTGCCATCACTGGTCGTTCAAGACAGTTCGGAATGGCATGCGGGCGGATTCGCAAAGGTGTTATTCCCGATCGCGGAACACAGCCAGTTCGAGATGAAGATGCAACAGACTCGAGAGCTCATGGATCCGAATGGAATGGTGGAATTGTACACCATTTACAAGACCGATCGGCTCAATGACGAAACGGCCGAGAATGTGACCAAGTGTCAAGGGTTCTTTGAGGCCGAAGGGATCAAGTACCGGTTGGTCGAAGAAGAAGCCAAGATTTACAGTGTGGGCTATGCCCGCCAAACGATCGCCTATGCCGGTGAAAGTAATCCTCATTTGATCAGTATCATGGCTCAGGCCGCGGGTGATACCAAAGTGTTCGGAAACGTTGACAAAGAGAATGTGATCCTCAATGAATTGGGGATAGCAGTGCTGTGCTGCCATTGAAAACTCTTGGCTCGACAAATCAAGTAGATGCTTAGTTTAATCGTCCTATTTGTTGGAATGTACTGGGAAGCGGCTATGGATAAGATCGCCGGTCCGCACCACTACAAGATTTCGATTTGGAAATCCTTGGCCGATTATTTCGATCGAAAAGGTATGACCCATTTGGGTAATAATTTTTGGGACGGAGAGGTGGCCTGGCGAAATAAGTGGAAGAACAGAAATCCCGAAGAAGGCGAACGCTTTTGGGGTAGTTCGCACATATTCGTGACCGTTTGCGACGGTTGGCACGTGGTGAAGATGCTGTGGATGATCCACATTTTTTTGGCTATTGTGCTATACA comes from Flavobacteriales bacterium and encodes:
- a CDS encoding universal stress protein, which encodes MRSITALIDHTEISQKVIEFTKQIARHQGVKAHLLTVVPKGDNKRSEECRSRLTEYNKEFYEAGLDVELHMIEGSFFDIVEGAVDKLHTSLVIIGTHGKKGLKQHIFGSNILKLVQMLNVPSLVVQDSSEWHAGGFAKVLFPIAEHSQFEMKMQQTRELMDPNGMVELYTIYKTDRLNDETAENVTKCQGFFEAEGIKYRLVEEEAKIYSVGYARQTIAYAGESNPHLISIMAQAAGDTKVFGNVDKENVILNELGIAVLCCH